The following are from one region of the Baumannia cicadellinicola str. Hc (Homalodisca coagulata) genome:
- the hflX gene encoding ribosome rescue GTPase HflX translates to MFNCSKFGTQAILVHIFFTKDHNKADIKEFETLVLSAGLSVLDIVTCSRKEPNSKYFVGEGKAEEIAEKVKISSASVVIFDHALSPAQERNLECLCQCRVIDRTGLILSIFSQRARTHEGKLQVELAQLRYIATRLVRGWTHLERQKGGISLLRGPGETQLETDRRLLRNRMNTIKLRLAKVERRREQGRYARASIPTILLVGYTNAGKSTLFNSITEASVDVADKLFTTLDPTLKRLNIPTIGNIVLADTVGFIQHLPHHLVASFKSTLQETQQAKLLLHIVDATDQCINIKIDAVKKVLVEINANHISTLLVMNKIDQLDNFIPRIDRNTDNEPVRVWLSAQNADGITLLMQALSELLIRKHKIIRYNLRLPPQASRLRSLFYQLQAIEQEWSEQDGSIRLLVKIPIVQWYRLCKREVELLDYLV, encoded by the coding sequence TTGTTTAATTGTTCTAAGTTTGGTACTCAAGCAATACTAGTTCATATCTTTTTTACAAAAGATCATAATAAAGCAGATATAAAAGAGTTTGAAACTTTAGTTTTATCTGCAGGTTTATCGGTATTAGATATAGTAACCTGTAGCCGTAAGGAGCCAAATTCTAAATATTTCGTTGGTGAAGGTAAAGCAGAAGAAATTGCAGAAAAAGTTAAGATCAGTAGTGCATCAGTAGTTATTTTTGATCATGCTTTATCTCCTGCTCAAGAACGTAATCTAGAGTGTTTATGTCAGTGTCGTGTCATTGATCGGACGGGATTAATACTTAGTATTTTCTCGCAGCGCGCACGTACTCACGAGGGAAAACTACAAGTTGAATTAGCACAATTACGATATATTGCTACTAGATTAGTACGCGGCTGGACGCATCTTGAAAGACAAAAAGGTGGTATTAGCCTATTACGTGGACCTGGTGAAACTCAGCTAGAAACTGATCGTAGATTATTGCGTAATAGAATGAATACAATTAAATTACGTTTAGCAAAAGTAGAGAGAAGACGTGAGCAAGGACGGTATGCACGTGCTTCTATTCCTACTATTTTACTGGTAGGTTATACAAATGCTGGAAAATCAACATTATTCAATAGTATCACTGAAGCTAGTGTAGATGTTGCTGATAAATTATTTACAACCCTCGATCCAACACTAAAACGCCTGAATATCCCTACTATTGGTAATATAGTACTCGCCGATACTGTAGGTTTTATCCAACATCTACCTCATCATCTTGTCGCATCATTTAAGTCAACATTACAGGAAACACAGCAGGCAAAATTACTACTACATATTGTAGATGCTACCGATCAGTGCATTAATATCAAAATAGATGCAGTTAAAAAAGTATTAGTAGAAATTAATGCTAATCATATCTCTACCTTACTAGTAATGAATAAAATAGACCAACTTGATAATTTCATACCACGTATTGATCGTAATACTGATAATGAACCAGTACGTGTTTGGCTATCAGCGCAAAATGCTGATGGTATTACATTACTAATGCAAGCACTAAGTGAGCTTTTAATACGAAAACATAAAATAATCCGCTATAATTTACGTTTACCACCTCAAGCTAGCCGCTTACGTAGCCTTTTTTATCAGTTACAGGCTATAGAACAAGAGTGGAGTGAACAAGATGGTAGTATTCGATTATTAGTAAAAATACCTATTGTTCAATGGTATCGTTTATGTAAACGGGAAGTAGAATTGTTAGACTACCTTGTCTAA
- the hflC gene encoding protease modulator HflC, with translation MNKPLILIVTIVYLMLCASLFVVQEGQRGIVLRFGKVLRDRDEKPLIYNPGLHIKIPFIETVKNLDARIQTMENQADRFVTMEKKDLIVDSYIKWRISDFSRYYLATGGGEISQAEVLLKRKFSDRLRSELGRLHVKGIVTDSRNQLMTDVREALNHGTSGDEDELQATDHAIASAAARVERETKGSQSAAVNSNSMAALGIQVVDVRIKQINLPTEVFDAIYQRMRAEREAVARRHRSQGQEEAEKLRATADYEVTRTLAEAERQSLIIRGEADAQTAKLYADAFSIDPAFYAFIRTLRAYENSFNDKNNFIILSPESDFLRFMKSPGHWHE, from the coding sequence ATGAATAAACCTTTAATACTGATTGTTACGATAGTTTATTTAATGTTATGTGCTTCACTATTCGTTGTTCAAGAAGGACAACGTGGCATAGTTTTACGCTTTGGTAAAGTACTACGTGATCGCGATGAAAAACCACTAATTTATAATCCTGGTTTACATATCAAAATTCCTTTTATTGAAACAGTTAAGAATTTAGATGCCCGTATTCAAACAATGGAAAATCAGGCTGATCGCTTTGTAACGATGGAAAAGAAAGATCTAATTGTCGATTCTTATATTAAGTGGCGCATCAGTGATTTTAGTCGTTATTATCTTGCTACAGGTGGCGGCGAGATATCACAGGCAGAAGTACTTCTAAAACGTAAGTTTTCTGATCGTTTACGCTCAGAATTAGGGCGTTTACATGTTAAGGGTATAGTGACTGACTCACGCAATCAGCTAATGACCGACGTAAGGGAAGCACTAAATCATGGAACTTCTGGGGATGAAGATGAGTTACAAGCTACAGATCACGCTATAGCTTCTGCTGCAGCACGTGTTGAACGAGAAACGAAAGGTTCGCAATCGGCAGCAGTTAACTCAAATAGCATGGCGGCTCTAGGTATTCAGGTAGTAGATGTACGCATTAAACAGATTAATTTACCGACCGAAGTTTTCGATGCTATATATCAACGTATGCGTGCAGAACGTGAGGCAGTAGCTCGTCGTCATCGTTCACAGGGCCAAGAAGAGGCTGAAAAACTACGTGCAACTGCAGACTATGAGGTTACGAGAACTTTAGCAGAAGCAGAGCGACAATCATTGATTATTCGTGGTGAGGCTGACGCACAAACTGCTAAATTATATGCTGATGCTTTTAGTATTGATCCTGCTTTCTATGCCTTTATACGTACTTTACGTGCATATGAAAATAGTTTTAATGATAAAAATAATTTTATTATATTAAGCCCAGAAAGTGATTTCTTACGCTTTATGAAATCTCCTGGTCATTGGCATGAATAA
- the hfq gene encoding RNA chaperone Hfq — MAHDRKDRIAHDRKDRIAHDRKDRIAHDRKDRIAHDRKDRIAHDRKDRIAHDRKDRIAHDRKDRIAHDRKDRIAHDRKDRMAQGQSLQDIFLNVLRRERIQVSIYLFNGIKLQGHIESFDQFVIVLKNTISQMVYKHAVSTIVPSKFVSHYANNSSNYSNHSGDRN; from the coding sequence ATGGCTCACGATAGAAAAGATAGAATAGCTCACGATAGAAAAGATAGAATAGCTCACGATAGAAAAGATAGAATAGCTCACGATAGAAAAGATAGAATAGCTCACGATAGAAAAGATAGAATAGCTCACGATAGAAAAGATAGAATAGCTCACGATAGAAAAGATAGAATAGCTCACGATAGAAAAGATAGAATAGCTCACGATAGAAAAGATAGAATAGCTCACGATAGAAAAGATAGAATGGCTCAGGGGCAATCTTTGCAAGATATATTCTTAAATGTATTACGTCGAGAACGTATTCAGGTTTCTATTTATTTGTTTAATGGCATTAAATTACAAGGCCATATTGAGTCTTTCGATCAGTTTGTGATTGTACTTAAAAATACTATTAGCCAAATGGTTTATAAACACGCTGTATCCACTATTGTACCATCAAAATTTGTATCACACTATGCTAATAATAGTAGTAACTATAGCAATCATAGTGGTGATCGTAATTAG
- a CDS encoding adenylosuccinate synthase, which translates to MSNNVVVLGTQWGDEGKGKVVDILTERAKYVIRYQGGHNAGHTLVINGEKTILHLIPSGILRENVKSIIAHGVVLSPEALIKEIHELEARGIPVRQRMLISEACPLLLSYHVAMDIAREKARGTNALGTTGRGIGPAYEDKVARRALRVSDLFNKESFAIKLKDIVDYYNFQLVHYYKVEAVSYQKILNDIMVVTDMLTSMVADISVLLYNAYQQGDIMMFEGAQGTLLDIDHGTYPYVTSSNTTAGCVTTGSGLGPHYIGYVLGIVKAYSTRVGAGPFPTELFDDTGNFLCLKGHEFGATTGRRRRTGWLDAVALRRAVHINSISGLCLTKLDVLDGLKEIKICSAYRMQDGCIIYTTPIALEKWEGIEPIYETLPGWNETTVGIQALADLPRAAHQYIKLIEELTRVPVDIISTGPDRRDTIILHDPFSD; encoded by the coding sequence ATGAGTAATAACGTGGTTGTGCTTGGCACCCAATGGGGTGATGAAGGTAAAGGTAAGGTAGTTGATATCTTAACTGAACGAGCGAAATATGTAATTCGTTATCAGGGAGGGCATAATGCCGGTCATACTTTAGTTATAAATGGTGAAAAAACTATTCTTCATTTGATACCTTCTGGAATTCTACGTGAAAATGTAAAAAGTATTATCGCTCATGGCGTTGTGTTATCACCGGAAGCACTAATAAAAGAGATACATGAACTCGAAGCTCGAGGTATTCCAGTGCGTCAACGTATGCTAATTTCTGAAGCATGCCCACTTCTTCTATCTTACCATGTGGCAATGGATATTGCCCGTGAAAAAGCTCGTGGCACCAATGCTCTCGGTACTACAGGACGTGGTATTGGTCCTGCTTACGAAGATAAAGTAGCAAGACGTGCACTCCGTGTTAGTGATTTATTCAACAAAGAATCTTTTGCTATTAAGCTGAAAGATATAGTGGACTACTATAACTTTCAGCTAGTGCATTACTATAAGGTAGAAGCAGTTAGCTATCAGAAAATACTTAACGATATCATGGTAGTAACAGATATGTTAACTAGTATGGTCGCTGATATATCAGTGTTATTATACAATGCTTACCAGCAAGGCGATATTATGATGTTTGAGGGTGCTCAGGGTACTTTATTAGATATTGATCATGGTACTTACCCTTATGTAACATCTTCTAATACTACCGCAGGCTGTGTTACTACTGGTTCTGGTCTAGGACCACACTATATAGGATATGTATTAGGTATTGTTAAGGCTTACTCTACACGTGTAGGAGCTGGCCCATTTCCTACTGAATTATTTGATGACACTGGTAATTTTTTATGTCTGAAAGGTCATGAATTTGGCGCAACAACTGGCCGGCGCCGTCGCACTGGGTGGCTTGATGCCGTTGCTCTTCGCCGTGCTGTACATATTAATTCTATCTCTGGTTTGTGCTTAACTAAACTAGATGTATTAGATGGCTTAAAGGAAATCAAGATATGTTCGGCTTATCGTATGCAGGATGGTTGTATAATATACACAACACCAATAGCTTTAGAAAAATGGGAAGGCATAGAACCTATTTATGAAACCTTACCTGGCTGGAACGAAACTACCGTTGGAATACAAGCGTTAGCAGATTTACCAAGAGCCGCACATCAATATATTAAACTTATCGAAGAACTAACTAGAGTACCAGTTGATATAATTTCTACTGGTCCGGATCGACGCGATACTATTATTTTACATGATCCATTTAGTGATTGA
- the mutL gene encoding DNA mismatch repair endonuclease MutL produces the protein MQIHRLSPQLINQIAAGEVVERPASVVKELIENSLDAGATRIDIEVELGGAKVIRIRDNGYGISKKDIVLAVARHTTSKISSIEDLECIKSMGFRGEALASISSVAHLNLTSRTAKQNEAWQVYTERYTEKVMLLPIAHPVGTTVEVLDLFYNTPARRKFMRAEQTEFKHIEEVIRRMALARFDVTFILQHNNKIVQHYRAVKEPSQYWRRLSRLCGNTFVNNALKISWQNIDFSIQGWVEDPSCIKLPEMQYSYVNQRIIRNKLINHAIRHAYQDQLKGPHQPSFVIFIVINPQQLDINVHPAKKEIKFYEARKVHHFIYQALMTVLQQRVKLSSDTCYSTTQKPIGKIIPSHALNQLNEGKNNILVSYSAAAKNADELLSNQIIQDPDEAKMQDIPAKCQATKNSCSTSLSNDFYSFGKMLTFCSPCYALLESAQGLSLLSLQFAERYITERQLTPENNSDTILAQPLLIPLRIILSNGEASALHQHRLLLQRMGILLQPNENETILNAVPLPLLRKKNLSNLILDLLRYLNNETSVTYHKIASWLACSLNSQITTWNYSRAIPLIAEVERLCPHWIKNPPNALIVKLDLKMAIKALNNS, from the coding sequence ATGCAAATTCATCGACTATCACCACAATTAATCAACCAAATTGCTGCTGGTGAAGTAGTAGAACGACCAGCTTCAGTAGTCAAAGAACTAATAGAAAATAGCCTAGATGCTGGTGCTACACGTATTGATATTGAAGTAGAACTTGGGGGCGCAAAAGTAATACGTATCCGTGACAATGGATATGGTATCAGCAAAAAAGATATAGTACTTGCTGTTGCTCGCCATACTACTAGTAAAATATCGAGCATAGAAGATTTAGAGTGTATTAAAAGTATGGGATTTCGCGGTGAAGCTTTAGCTAGTATAAGTTCAGTAGCTCATCTTAATCTTACTTCGCGTACTGCTAAACAAAATGAAGCTTGGCAAGTATACACTGAAAGATATACTGAAAAAGTTATGCTTCTACCTATAGCACATCCAGTCGGTACTACTGTAGAAGTACTCGATTTATTTTATAATACTCCAGCTCGGCGTAAATTTATGCGCGCAGAACAAACTGAGTTTAAGCATATTGAAGAAGTTATTCGCCGAATGGCACTAGCACGATTCGACGTGACATTTATTTTGCAGCATAACAATAAAATAGTGCAGCACTATAGAGCCGTTAAAGAACCTAGTCAATATTGGCGACGTCTCAGTCGTTTATGTGGAAACACTTTCGTTAATAATGCCCTTAAGATATCTTGGCAAAATATTGATTTTTCGATCCAAGGTTGGGTTGAAGACCCTAGCTGTATAAAATTACCAGAGATGCAATATAGCTACGTTAACCAACGTATTATCAGAAATAAACTGATTAATCACGCGATTCGCCATGCTTACCAAGATCAGCTGAAAGGTCCTCATCAACCATCTTTTGTGATTTTTATAGTTATTAACCCTCAACAATTAGATATTAATGTACATCCAGCTAAAAAAGAGATCAAATTTTACGAGGCGAGAAAAGTTCATCATTTTATCTATCAAGCATTAATGACTGTTTTGCAACAACGAGTAAAACTTTCCTCAGATACTTGTTATAGTACTACACAAAAACCCATAGGGAAAATAATACCTAGTCATGCTCTTAATCAGCTTAATGAAGGTAAGAACAATATATTAGTCAGTTATTCTGCGGCAGCTAAAAATGCTGATGAATTATTAAGTAATCAAATAATTCAGGATCCTGATGAAGCAAAAATGCAAGATATTCCAGCGAAATGCCAAGCTACAAAAAACTCCTGTTCAACATCATTAAGTAATGATTTTTATAGTTTTGGCAAAATGCTAACTTTTTGTTCTCCTTGCTATGCATTGTTAGAATCAGCTCAAGGATTATCACTATTATCATTACAATTCGCAGAACGCTATATTACTGAACGTCAACTGACTCCAGAAAATAACAGTGATACTATATTAGCTCAACCACTGTTGATTCCATTACGTATAATACTAAGCAATGGTGAAGCCTCAGCCCTTCATCAACATAGGTTATTATTACAGCGTATGGGGATTCTACTACAACCTAATGAAAATGAAACAATACTAAATGCCGTTCCTTTACCATTATTAAGAAAAAAAAATTTATCTAACTTAATTTTAGATTTGTTAAGATACTTAAATAATGAAACATCTGTTACGTATCATAAAATTGCTTCCTGGCTTGCATGTAGCTTAAATAGTCAAATAACTACATGGAATTATTCTAGAGCAATACCATTAATTGCAGAAGTTGAACGCCTATGTCCACATTGGATAAAAAATCCACCGAATGCACTTATAGTTAAGCTAGATCTAAAAATGGCGATCAAAGCTTTAAATAATAGCTAA
- the hflK gene encoding FtsH protease activity modulator HflK: MAWNEPGNQGHERDPWGSSNNNSNYNRQLDWTDIYNQLSRKLLGRFSRNGIPGKNSLYICLIVITLIWLGSGLYTIKEAERGVVLRFGKFYRLVNPGLNWKPTFIDTVTMVNVESVRELAASGVMLTSDENVVRVEMNVQYRITDPERYLFSVTDADDSLRQATDSALRGVIGKYTMDRILTEGRTVVRSDTQRVLEETIQPYNMGLTLLDVNFQAARPPEEVKAAFDDAIAARENEQQYIREAEAYANEVQPRANGQAQRILEEGRAYKARTILEAKGEVQRFAKVLPEYKAAPEVTRERLYIDAMERLLSKTNKIIVNEKNSNNLILLPLDSMLRYQSEATKKNKYIPGIDMQLPITNKTDSIILKNQQRQANATRNNNTRQGR, encoded by the coding sequence ATGGCGTGGAATGAGCCAGGTAATCAAGGACATGAACGTGACCCATGGGGAAGTAGCAATAATAACAGTAATTATAACCGTCAGCTAGATTGGACTGATATTTACAATCAGTTAAGCCGTAAATTATTAGGCCGCTTTAGTCGTAACGGTATACCAGGTAAAAATAGTCTATATATTTGTCTCATAGTAATAACACTTATTTGGTTAGGTAGTGGTTTGTATACTATTAAAGAAGCTGAACGTGGCGTAGTGCTTCGTTTTGGTAAATTTTACCGTCTGGTGAATCCAGGCTTAAATTGGAAACCTACTTTTATTGATACCGTTACTATGGTTAACGTAGAATCAGTACGAGAATTAGCAGCTTCAGGTGTTATGCTTACTTCCGATGAAAATGTAGTACGCGTAGAAATGAATGTACAGTACCGCATTACTGACCCAGAACGTTATCTTTTTAGTGTTACTGATGCCGACGATAGTCTACGTCAGGCTACTGATAGCGCCCTACGTGGGGTAATCGGCAAATATACTATGGACCGTATTCTGACTGAAGGTCGTACTGTAGTGCGTAGTGATACTCAACGTGTACTAGAAGAAACAATCCAACCATATAATATGGGTCTAACATTACTAGATGTAAATTTCCAGGCTGCACGGCCACCAGAAGAGGTAAAAGCTGCGTTTGATGATGCTATTGCCGCACGTGAAAATGAACAGCAATATATTCGTGAAGCAGAAGCTTATGCAAATGAGGTACAACCTAGGGCTAATGGTCAGGCACAGCGTATTCTAGAAGAGGGGCGCGCATACAAAGCACGTACTATATTAGAAGCTAAGGGTGAAGTTCAACGTTTTGCTAAGGTATTACCAGAGTATAAGGCAGCACCAGAAGTAACTCGTGAACGTCTCTATATAGATGCTATGGAGCGTTTATTAAGTAAAACTAATAAGATCATAGTGAACGAAAAAAATAGTAACAACTTAATCTTATTACCATTAGATAGTATGTTACGTTATCAATCTGAGGCGACTAAAAAAAATAAATATATTCCTGGTATTGATATGCAGTTACCCATAACTAACAAAACAGATAGCATCATTCTAAAAAACCAGCAGCGCCAAGCTAATGCAACGCGCAATAATAATACCCGTCAAGGAAGATAG
- the miaA gene encoding tRNA (adenosine(37)-N6)-dimethylallyltransferase MiaA has protein sequence MLPIAIFIIGPTASGKTNLAIKLRQKLPVEIISVDSALIYRGMDIGTAKPNHEELTQAPHRLINICDPAESYSTANFCLDALNEMTVITAAGRIPLLVGGTMLYFKSLLHGLSPLPPANVEIRTLIQREAKAVGWAALHQKLKKIDLVAANRIHPNDSYRLLRALEVFLVSGNTLTEMIQKSGNALKYQVYQFAIMPVNRSLLHDRITRRFHQMLANGFEYEVSQLFARTDLNTNMSSIRCVGYRQMWSYLAGETNYHEMIFRAISATRKLAKHQITWLKSWQNICWLDSEQQDMALNKILQMISKHIS, from the coding sequence GTGCTACCTATAGCTATATTTATTATAGGACCAACAGCCTCGGGTAAAACTAATTTAGCGATTAAATTACGTCAAAAGTTACCAGTTGAAATTATTAGTGTTGATTCTGCTTTAATTTATCGTGGTATGGATATAGGTACCGCTAAACCAAACCACGAAGAGTTAACTCAAGCACCACACCGGTTAATAAATATTTGTGATCCTGCTGAATCATATTCCACAGCTAATTTTTGTCTTGATGCACTTAATGAGATGACAGTAATAACAGCAGCAGGACGTATACCATTGCTTGTTGGTGGAACTATGCTTTACTTTAAATCGTTACTCCATGGTCTATCTCCATTACCTCCAGCAAATGTTGAAATACGCACACTTATTCAGCGTGAAGCTAAAGCTGTTGGATGGGCTGCTTTACACCAAAAATTAAAAAAAATTGATTTAGTAGCAGCTAATCGTATTCATCCAAATGATTCATATAGATTATTACGAGCACTAGAGGTATTTTTAGTTTCAGGTAACACTTTAACTGAAATGATCCAAAAATCCGGTAATGCGCTAAAGTATCAGGTATATCAATTTGCTATTATGCCTGTTAATAGATCCTTACTACACGATCGTATTACGCGACGATTTCATCAGATGTTAGCTAATGGATTTGAATATGAAGTTAGTCAACTGTTTGCACGAACTGATTTAAATACAAACATGTCATCTATCCGCTGTGTTGGCTACCGTCAGATGTGGTCATACTTGGCAGGAGAAACTAATTATCATGAGATGATATTTCGTGCTATTTCAGCAACAAGAAAACTTGCTAAGCACCAAATAACATGGTTAAAGAGCTGGCAAAATATTTGTTGGTTAGATAGTGAACAACAGGACATGGCTTTGAATAAAATATTACAAATGATAAGCAAACACATTAGTTAG